One Campylobacter concisus DNA window includes the following coding sequences:
- a CDS encoding UDP-N-acetylglucosamine 4,6-dehydratase has translation MNNILSLIGRTKNLFEDDIKALGKGLKEVVSSSSFLVIGGAGSIGSAVTKEIFIRDPKKLYVVDISENNLVELVRDIRSEFGYISGDFKTFAIDVASAEFDALLVQSGGFDYVLNLSALKHVRSEKDPFTLMRMLETNIFNTDKTLAQAMGMKSKKYFCVSTDKAANPVNLMGASKRIMEMFAFRHSLEIDVSMARFANVAFSDGSLLFGFQKRIEKSQPIVAPNDVRRYFLTPKESGELCLLSTIFGDNRDIFFPKLDENLDLITFSEIAKRYLANLGYEPFLCENEEEARKLAKVLPKDGFYPCLFAPSDTTGEKDYEEFFVDGERLDMQRLQNIGIVKNDANFDSKKLEIFKNNILNLKSSLTWSKEDVLREVFELIPNFMHKETGKYLDEKM, from the coding sequence ATGAATAATATCTTAAGCTTAATAGGACGCACAAAAAACCTCTTTGAAGATGACATAAAAGCACTTGGTAAAGGCCTAAAAGAGGTAGTTTCAAGCTCAAGTTTTTTAGTTATCGGTGGGGCCGGCTCGATAGGCTCTGCCGTAACAAAAGAGATCTTTATAAGAGACCCCAAAAAACTCTACGTCGTTGATATCTCTGAAAACAACCTTGTTGAGCTAGTGCGTGACATAAGAAGCGAGTTTGGATATATAAGTGGCGACTTTAAAACTTTTGCCATAGATGTTGCAAGTGCCGAGTTTGACGCACTTTTAGTGCAAAGTGGTGGATTTGACTACGTGTTAAATTTATCAGCACTAAAGCATGTTAGAAGCGAAAAAGACCCATTTACACTCATGAGAATGCTTGAAACAAATATCTTTAACACCGATAAAACGCTGGCTCAAGCTATGGGTATGAAGTCAAAAAAATATTTCTGCGTCAGCACCGACAAGGCCGCAAACCCTGTAAATTTAATGGGAGCTAGCAAACGCATCATGGAGATGTTTGCGTTTAGGCACTCTTTAGAGATCGACGTCTCGATGGCTAGGTTCGCAAACGTGGCATTTAGCGACGGCTCGCTTCTTTTTGGCTTTCAAAAACGCATAGAAAAGTCTCAGCCCATAGTCGCTCCAAACGACGTCAGACGCTATTTTTTAACGCCAAAAGAGAGTGGCGAGCTCTGCCTTTTAAGCACCATTTTTGGCGACAATAGAGATATATTTTTCCCAAAACTAGATGAAAATTTAGACCTTATAACATTTAGCGAGATAGCCAAGCGGTACTTAGCAAATTTAGGCTACGAGCCATTTTTGTGTGAAAATGAGGAGGAGGCTAGAAAGCTTGCAAAAGTGCTTCCAAAAGATGGCTTTTACCCTTGTCTTTTTGCGCCTAGCGACACGACTGGAGAGAAGGACTATGAGGAGTTTTTCGTTGACGGCGAGAGACTTGACATGCAAAGACTTCAAAACATCGGTATAGTCAAAAATGATGCAAATTTTGACAGCAAAAAGTTAGAAATTTTCAAAAACAATATCTTAAATTTAAAATCAAGCTTGACATGGAGCAAAGAGGACGTTTTGCGCGAAGTTTTCGAGCTTATACCAAATTTTATGCATAAAGAAACAGGAAAGTATCTCGATGAAAAAATGTGA
- a CDS encoding LegC family aminotransferase, translating into MKKCDFDEVLKFIKSTFGKDKVPLHEPKFIGNEKKYLLECIDSSFVSSVGKFVDEFESKLAQMVDAKFAVATTNGTSALHICLKLAGVEQNDEVITQPVTFIATCNAISYLFAKPVFVDVDLDTLGMSPASLSAFLEKNCELKGGKCVNKTSGRIVRACVPMHTFGLPCKIDEIAEICKRWNIALVEDCAESLGSYYKGTHTGNFGKLAAMSFNGNKIVTSGGGGAIITNDEEIAKHAKFITTTAKVPHPFEYRHSEIGYNYRLPNLNAALLVAQLENLELFLKSKRELAMIYKEYFSKFDDVKFIDEPADARSNFWLNAVLFESREKRDEFLKFSNENGVFTRPIWQLMNELDMFKECQRDELKNAKFLSDRIVNIPSSARV; encoded by the coding sequence ATGAAAAAATGTGATTTTGACGAGGTTTTGAAATTTATAAAAAGCACCTTTGGTAAGGACAAAGTCCCGCTTCACGAGCCTAAATTTATAGGCAACGAGAAAAAATATCTGCTTGAGTGCATCGACTCTAGCTTTGTCTCAAGTGTCGGCAAATTTGTCGATGAGTTTGAGAGTAAGCTAGCTCAAATGGTCGATGCTAAATTTGCAGTTGCCACGACAAATGGCACCTCCGCGCTTCACATCTGCCTAAAACTAGCTGGCGTAGAGCAAAATGACGAAGTGATCACCCAGCCAGTTACTTTTATAGCCACTTGCAACGCCATTAGCTACCTTTTTGCAAAGCCGGTTTTTGTGGATGTTGATCTTGACACACTCGGTATGTCGCCAGCGTCACTTAGTGCGTTTTTGGAGAAAAACTGCGAGCTAAAAGGCGGCAAATGTGTAAATAAAACTAGCGGCAGGATAGTGCGAGCCTGCGTGCCTATGCACACTTTTGGACTGCCTTGCAAGATAGATGAGATAGCTGAAATTTGCAAGCGTTGGAACATCGCTTTAGTAGAAGACTGCGCTGAGAGCCTTGGTAGCTACTATAAAGGCACTCATACAGGGAATTTTGGCAAGCTTGCAGCGATGAGCTTTAATGGCAATAAGATAGTCACAAGCGGAGGAGGCGGAGCTATCATCACAAACGATGAGGAGATAGCAAAGCACGCTAAATTTATCACCACAACGGCCAAGGTGCCACATCCTTTTGAGTATCGCCACAGCGAGATCGGCTACAACTACCGCTTGCCAAATTTAAACGCGGCCCTGCTTGTGGCGCAGCTTGAAAATTTGGAGCTATTTTTAAAGAGCAAACGCGAACTTGCGATGATCTATAAAGAGTATTTTTCTAAATTTGATGATGTGAAATTTATAGATGAGCCAGCGGACGCTAGGTCGAATTTTTGGCTAAACGCGGTGCTCTTTGAAAGCCGTGAAAAACGAGATGAGTTTTTGAAATTTAGTAATGAAAATGGCGTTTTTACGCGTCCTATCTGGCAGCTCATGAATGAGCTTGATATGTTTAAGGAGTGCCAAAGAGATGAGCTAAAAAATGCTAAATTTCTAAGCGACAGGATAGTAAATATCCCAAGTAGCGCAAGAGTCTAG